The segment AGATTTACTCCAGTTTGGTCCACCGGTGAAACTGTAGTCGATTTTATCTTGAAATTTTCGGAATTTGAACCTTCATTTTGTTGTTTTGACGTATTATTGATCGAAATTGAACTGAAAGAGAACGTGGGTGACAAAAAAGATGATGAATTTTTTGTTCAAGTTGAGAGTTTGAAAGTTAATTAAATCAAAAGGTGTTTTGATCATTTTCAGGCGCAAGAAAAGTAATGAATTCGGAGTTATGGCACGCTTGTGCTGGGCCAATGGTCTCATTGCCACCTGTCGGAAGTCTAGTGGTGTACTTCCCACAAGGTCACAGCGAACAAGTAATCTTCTTTCTCTTTCTCGATGCTATCTACAATTCTACATCAAGATTCAAGAAGATGCCTCAAGTTTTATTTATTCATCGATGAAAGTCATGTATTAGTAATCTACTCTCAGGTTGCAGCATCTATGCAGAAAGATACAGAAAACATACCAAACTATCCAAATCTTCCTTCTAAGCTCATCTGCATGCTTCATAATGTCACATTACATGTATGTAATTCAACAACACATAAAACTTACAATCACATAGACAAATCTTTcaacaaaatttgattatttttgGATTAGGCTGATGCAGAAACTGATGAAGTATATGCGCAGATGACACTTCAACCTGTGAATAAAGTAGGTCATGAACTGGTAGTGAATTTCgattaaatatttttcttttttttcatcaTGTTAATTAAAGCTTATTAAACATGATATTCACAGTATGATCAGGAAGCTTTACTTATTTCTGATATGGGTCTGAAGCAAAACAAACAGCCTACTGAGTTCTTCTGCAAAACTCTTACACCTAGTGACACAAGCACCCATGGTGGATTCTCTGTACCTCGTAGAGCTGCTGAAAAGATTTTCCCACCTTTGGTATGTCATACATATGATTCAATCACTATGTTCTAGAATCTTCCATAGTTCACCATAAAAAACATTGCATAAAAATCATAGGATTTCTCAATGCAACCTCCAGCTCAGGAGTTGGTAGCTAGAGATCTACATGATCAATCTTGGACATTCAGACATATTTATCGAGGTAATTACTAATTATTAACTATCTACTCATATatttttcttcttaaacactttataatatatatatatatatatatatatatatatatatatatatatatatatatatatatatatatatatatatatatatatatatatatatatatatatatatatatatatataatcatcttGAATCTCAGGTCAACCAAAGAGGCATCTACTAACAACAGGGTGGAGCACATTTGTAAGCTCTAAAAGACTCTTAGCTGGTGATGCTGTCCTCTTCATAAGAGATGAGAAATCACAGCTTCTGTTAGGAATAAGACGCGCTAACAGACAACAACCTGCTTTATCCTCATCAGTTATATCAAGTGACAGTATGCACATTGGAATCCTTGCTGCTGCTGCTCATGCTGCTGCTAATAACAGCCCTTTCACTATCTACTACAATCCTAGGGCAAGTCCTGCTgaatttgtgattccattagcaAAGTACAATAAAGCAATGTATACTCAAGTTTCATTGGGAATGAGATTCAGAATGATGTTTGAGACTGAAGAGTCTGGAGTGAGAAGATACATGGGAACAATAACTGGTGTTAGTGATATGGATTCTGTTAGGTGGAAGACTTCACAATGGCGTAGTATTCAGGTATagattttatataaatatgatatTCATCTTTATAATGATatgattatataataataataatgacagGTGGGATGGGATGAGTCAGCAGCTGGTGAGCGTCCAAGTAGGGTTTCTGTATGGGAGATTGAACCTGTTGTGACTCCCTTTTACATGTGTCCACCTCCATTTTTCAGACAGAAGTTTTCTCAACAACAAGGTGAGTTGTCTTCCTTTGTATTGTAGAAGATGctattctctctctctaaaatgtAACAGTGTTGTTGCAGATGGTGATATGGAGTTAGAGAATGGTTATAAAAGAGGGATGCCAATGCCATGGATTGAAGATGTTGGTATGAACATGAAGTTGAGTTTGGTTCAGTGGATACATGCAGCAGAATCATGGATTCCCTTCTAATGTTTCTCAAAATTCTCTAAGCTTTGAAGATAATTCCAAGTTATTAAGCTTTCAATCCCCTAAAACAAACCAACAATTATCATCCACATGgcctcaacaacatcaacaacaacagAATTCTATATACAATCACTTACAACAACAACAAATTTCAGGAAACACACAACCACATCAAGCCAATAAAACTTCATTTCAACCTTCATCATCATCCATGTCACATGAGTCTCAGTTTCAACATCAAATACTGCAACAACAACTTAATAGTAACTGCTTACAAAGTCTATACAAACCACCGATTCCAATAAGGGTGAATCCCGGAATCACTGATTCCAATCCTCCCTCGTGTTCAACATCACCTTCAACAAATACCTGTCAAGCAACTCCACCAAACTATCAAATCAAGAACCACCAAGGACAATCTGATTCCATGATTCATGACCTAACTAAATCCAAtgcaagaatcaaacaagaattgcCACAACCTAAATACAAATCAATTGCTACTGAAACACAAGAACCTACAACATCTATAACATCATACTGTTTGGATGCTGGTGATCTTCCTCAAAATTTCTCAATCCCAAACTTGTGTCTTGAAGGTGATGTTATTCACTCACAGGATAGAAGTGAAAGTGATCTTTCTTTTGGGGCTAATATCGATATCTTGCCACCTGATGCTCTGTTATCAAGAGGTTTTGATCATTCTCAAAACTTGATGATAAGTCCAGAGTCATTTGGGATGCCTGATATATCCTTCAAACAAGATTGTTCAAATGAAATTAAGGATTCCGGTGTTTTAGGGAATGGGGTGTGGGGTAATAATAATCAGAGTCAACAACGCATGAGAACATACACAAAggtaataacataaacatattaacATATCGATTGTTAAGTTGAttagtttttattgtttttaattagGTCCAAAAACGAGGGTCTGTAGGAAGAACAATCGATGTGACACGTTACAAGGGGTATGAAGAGCTGAGACATGATCTTGCTTGTATGTTTGGGATACAAGGTCAACTAGAAAATTCTCAAAGGGTTGACTGGAAGCTTGTTTATGTTGATCATGAGAATGACATATTGCTTGTTGGTGATGACCCATGGGAGTAAGTGTTTAAACGAAAAGATTCAagctttttttttgtttaaaattcaTTTTTCTGAGATCGGTTTTTGTAAATGACAAAAGGGAATTTGTGAGCTGTGTGCAAAGTATAAAGATACTGTCGTATTCTGAAGTACAGCAGATGAGTTTAGATGGTGATTTGGGAAACATACGGATGCTCAATCAAGCTTCCAGTGGGACCGATAGTGGGAATCCATGGAGGGGACAATTTGACGACAATTCTGCTGCATCTTTTAACAGGTGAACATGTGAGAAAGAACAGGAAAAGTGTAATCTTGTAATAGGTGAACATGTGAGAAAGAACAGGAAAAGTGTAATCGTGTAATATGAAGTCGACAAAAAAGATGAAGGTAGAGATGATTTTGGATTTGTAAATCTTGTAGTAATAATCGGAGATATGAGAAAATATGATGTGGGTTTGCGTATAAATTGGAGATGATTGTGGTTGTTAGATAAGAAGGATGAGGAGTATTCAAAGGAGGTGTAGAACTCGCGTAGTAGCAGTGTGTTGAAGATTGtttaaatataatttaatttaatgaAAGATGTTATATATTACAAAACTATTGGTTGACCTTCTTTCTTGCTATTctattttaaaattctaagtctAAAACATGTGGATCAAGTTCATGGTCAATTTTTGTGGGTCAACCATTTCTTTTTCTTGGGTGTACCCCACAAATTCTATGAAAATGAAAACGAAGTTGTTTATTTTGCTATTATTATTGACGACAAGTATGGATAGTGAACTTTTtggacttgttttttttttttttcaatataataaaataaattaccaatAGTCAATATACCTTTTAATATACAATTTTGACACACAAATTATGATAGATATTGATTAACAAATTATAATAGTCAATGTACCTTTTGATAGCCAAAGGATCCTTCGCGGCTTCACTTGTTGGTGTTGGATGTGTGAAATTTAGATATTTACTTATTTGATAATGATTAAcatgtatttatatttatattttaaatattaaaataatatatttatgtatcaaattgtTGGCATAAaccaaatatgaaactttacGAGATGAAACATCAAGTTTGGTTTTTACAACAAAAAAGATTTAATTATGCTTACGGCATTCAATAGTTCTATTTAGTAAGCAAATAAAgtttatataaaatttatattatctattatattttataaagatttttttttcttacaacATATATATTTGAACCCTCCCACTCTTTAACCTTCCGCATAATATAatcaatttattaatttatatatgttattagttataaaatattaatatgatacattttttgaagtattttaaaatataaaataaacttaACAAATATTCAAAGACTACTTTTTAAAatagtaaaaaatatttaaatgttTAAGGTGTAAAACCTAAATTGACTAACAATATCAAATAacgttttttttttggaataattgaatttttttataaGTGGTTTTTTAAATTAATCAAAAATATCAATAGTTAAAAgtacataaatatataattacATTACAAATAATgattgatattttaaataattaatcaaattaaataaaaagatATTAATATAAGTAATTGATATATTCATATTACATAACGTTAAAAGAAACACTAAATCTAAAACCAAATTTCATTTTATACACACGCAAACTCTGAGTAGATCTCATTGAATGATATGATTTTAATAGATATTTATCTTataatattattcaaaataaTTACGTTTTTATATATCAACTCAggataaaaattattatttcatagtTAATGTTAATAGCACTATTATTTCCAATATATATTtgctaaaattttaattttataattttattcaaCGCAACGTACCAATATTCATTTAGTATTATATACTAGATATGTTTCTTTATAGAGATAAACAATGGTTATGGAAAGAAAGTGGAATCCATGTCCATCAAAACCAAAGTGAAAAGATTAAAAGTCTAGAGGCTAGAGAAAATTAAAAGTCTTTGTTTTATCGCAACATAATGTGACTTCTTGATTAAAATATGTTGTGTAGTAGATTTATGAATTGATTGTGTTCGACGTACCAACCCTCATAAAGGCATATATGACTCTTCTAATATTGGACTATTGGTGGTGATTATCCATTAATTTAGGAGATAGAGCCAATTGAATGAGAGTGCATATCCATCACTTTTGTGAATAAGTGGTGGTGATTAGGTGTCTTGAATTgcaatttataaaaaaacaaatcCGAAAGATGAATTTCAAAATCCAGAATATATTCTTGATTAACATAAACTCAgtctaaaatatattttttagtatAAAAAGATACTTAAACTAGGGTTGTAAAAAATTAATTGGGTTATATATTTTAGTTGATGTTACATTGATTAAcaactaataataaaataattatattttcggCCACATATCTAGAAATTATAACGGatatattttctttgttttcGACCAATAAAATGTTGTTTAATTCTAATAGCATCTCAATATTGTCTCCTTCTTCTATAAGTTTATTAATCTTCTTATTCTCATCGACATTCcagtttttgtaactttttttttcctAATATTAGAAACTCATTTCATCATTTTTTTCACATTTACTAGGAGAGCCTCAACATGTGTATTAACTACTCTGACTCTTTACAGTCCCTTATCTTGGTATTCTTTAGCACACTTCATAACTTCGATAATATAACCAGGCATCTTAAG is part of the Lactuca sativa cultivar Salinas chromosome 7, Lsat_Salinas_v11, whole genome shotgun sequence genome and harbors:
- the LOC111910868 gene encoding LOW QUALITY PROTEIN: auxin response factor 19 (The sequence of the model RefSeq protein was modified relative to this genomic sequence to represent the inferred CDS: inserted 2 bases in 1 codon), whose translation is MKGPPNTYQPNSGEGARKVMNSELWHACAGPMVSLPPVGSLVVYFPQGHSEQVAASMQKDTENIPNYPNLPSKLICMLHNVTLHADAETDEVYAQMTLQPVNKYDQEALLISDMGLKQNKQPTEFFCKTLTPSDTSTHGGFSVPRRAAEKIFPPLDFSMQPPAQELVARDLHDQSWTFRHIYRGQPKRHLLTTGWSTFVSSKRLLAGDAVLFIRDEKSQLLLGIRRANRQQPALSSSVISSDSMHIGILAAAAHAAANNSPFTIYYNPRASPAEFVIPLAKYNKAMYTQVSLGMRFRMMFETEESGVRRYMGTITGVSDMDSVRWKTSQWRSIQVGWDESAAGERPSRVSVWEIEPVVTPFYMCPPPFFRQKFSQQQDGDMELENGYKRGMPMPWIEDVGMNMKLSLVQWIXMQQNHGFPSNVSQNSLSFEDNSKLLSFQSPKTNQQLSSTWPQQHQQQQNSIYNHLQQQQISGNTQPHQANKTSFQPSSSSMSHESQFQHQILQQQLNSNCLQSLYKPPIPIRVNPGITDSNPPSCSTSPSTNTCQATPPNYQIKNHQGQSDSMIHDLTKSNARIKQELPQPKYKSIATETQEPTTSITSYCLDAGDLPQNFSIPNLCLEGDVIHSQDRSESDLSFGANIDILPPDALLSRGFDHSQNLMISPESFGMPDISFKQDCSNEIKDSGVLGNGVWGNNNQSQQRMRTYTKVQKRGSVGRTIDVTRYKGYEELRHDLACMFGIQGQLENSQRVDWKLVYVDHENDILLVGDDPWEEFVSCVQSIKILSYSEVQQMSLDGDLGNIRMLNQASSGTDSGNPWRGQFDDNSAASFNR